A genomic region of Zalophus californianus isolate mZalCal1 chromosome 1, mZalCal1.pri.v2, whole genome shotgun sequence contains the following coding sequences:
- the AGTR1 gene encoding type-1 angiotensin II receptor, translating into MILNSSTEDGIKRIQDDCPKAGRHNYIFVMIPTLYSIIFVVGIFGNSLVVIVIYFYMKLKTVASVFLLNLALADLCFLLTLPLWAVYTAMEYRWPFGNYLCKIASASVSFNLYASVFLLTCLSIDRYLAIVHPMKSRLRRTMLMAKVTCIIIWLLAGLASLPTIIHRNVFFIENTNITVCAFHYESQNSTLPIGLGLTKNILGFLFPFLIILTSYTLIWKTLKRAYEIQKNKPRNDDIFKIIMAIVLFFFFSWVPHQIFTFLDVLIQLGMIHDCKIADIVDTAMPITICIAYFNNCLNPLFYGFLGKKFKTYFLQLLKYIPPKAKSHSSLSTKMSTLSYRPSDHGNASTKKSASCVEVE; encoded by the coding sequence ATGATCCTCAACTCTTCCACTGAAGATGGTATTAAAAGAATCCAAGATGACTGTCCCAAAGCTGGAAGGCACAATTACATATTTGTCATGATCCCTACTTTATACAGTATCATCTTTGTGGTGGGAATATTTGGAAACAGCTTGGTAGTGATTGTCATTTACTTTTACATGAAACTGAAGACTGTGGccagtgtttttcttttgaatttagcACTGGCTGACTTATGCTTTTTACTGACATTGCCACTGTGGGCTGTCTACACTGCTATGGAATACCGCTGGCCCTTTGGCAATTACCTATGTAAGATTGCTTCAGCCAGTGTCAGTTTCAACCTCTATGCCAGTGTGTTTCTACTTACATGTCTAAGCATTGATCGTTACCTGGCTATTGTTCATCCAATGAAGTCCCGCCTCCGGCGCACAATGCTTATGGCCAAAGTCACCTGCATCATTATTTGGCTGCTGGCTGGCTTGGCCAGTTTGCCAACTATAATCCACCGAAACGTATTTTTCATCGAGAACACCAATATCACGGTTTGTGCTTTCCATTATGAATCCCAAAATTCAACCCTCCCCATTGGACTGGGCCTAACCAAGAATATACTGggtttcttgtttccttttctgatcATTCTTACAAGTTATACTCTTATTTGGAAGACCTTAAAGAGGGCTTATGAGATTCAGAAGAACAAGCCAAGAAATGATGATATTTTCAAGATAATTATGGCaattgtgcttttctttttcttttcctgggttCCCCACCAAATATTCACTTTTCTGGATGTATTGATCCAACTGGGTATGATACATGACTGTAAAATTGCAGATATTGTTGACACGGCCATGCCCATCACTATTTGCATAGCTTATTTTAACAATTGCCTGAATCCTCTCTTTTATggctttctggggaaaaaatttaaaacatattttctccaGCTTCTGAAATACATTCCCCCAAAGGCTAAATCCCACTCAAGCCTATCAACAAAAATGAGCACACTTTCCTACCGCCCCTCAGATCATGGAAACGCATCCACCAAGAAGTCTGCCTCATGTGTTGAAGTTGAGTGA